A window of the Thalassoglobus sp. JC818 genome harbors these coding sequences:
- a CDS encoding TadE/TadG family type IV pilus assembly protein produces the protein MRSCSTNRKSENRRSGAAAVEFAIVLPIILTFFLGCVDYGRALHWSIAVSNAADTGTYYAATHRVSPITIQDWEAKIRTIVIDELDDHPQFTADDLDIQITSVTEVDGNLLVTVSANYQFRTIVSWPTIPNTIPLKATVTYRQFQ, from the coding sequence ATGCGATCCTGTTCAACAAATAGGAAATCTGAAAATCGGCGAAGCGGGGCCGCGGCGGTCGAGTTTGCAATCGTCCTACCAATCATCCTGACATTCTTTCTGGGATGTGTTGATTATGGACGCGCGCTTCACTGGTCAATCGCTGTGTCGAACGCAGCAGACACCGGGACGTATTATGCAGCGACGCACCGCGTTTCACCCATCACCATTCAAGACTGGGAAGCAAAGATACGGACGATCGTGATTGATGAACTTGACGATCATCCGCAGTTCACCGCCGACGATCTCGACATTCAGATTACCTCAGTCACAGAAGTCGACGGCAATCTCCTGGTGACAGTTTCGGCCAACTATCAGTTTCGAACGATCGTTTCTTGGCCCACGATCCCGAACACAATTCCGCTCAAAGCGACTGTGACTTACCGGCAGTTTCAGTAG
- a CDS encoding type II secretion system F family protein, which produces MFPSQIVSSMVAFCGFAGVVYAVSHLFFNSDHRTQRRVEEASRRFNPNQVSESKLKKFVKSTVGSVASKLPAGSEMSLNGTVSQLESRLRHAGFYGRQAQAYYFMVTIGLTVLPTVIALSLLAFRLIGAELAFWISLIGGGIGMLAPGFWLDRKKTKRHLTLLKGLPDFLDLMITCLTSGLSLESALQRVSSEIGNAHPVLSHEMARVRSEINLGASVDQALMSFAHRSDCDEILSLATLCQQTRQYGTRISDAFRSHADLLRTKREMRAEERAQKAVVKILIPTLLLIFPSVFVVLAGPAAIQIWEYFGNQ; this is translated from the coding sequence ATGTTTCCTAGCCAGATCGTCAGTTCAATGGTCGCCTTCTGCGGTTTCGCAGGAGTGGTCTATGCGGTCTCGCATTTGTTCTTCAATAGTGACCATCGGACGCAACGGCGCGTTGAAGAAGCCTCTCGGCGTTTTAACCCGAATCAAGTTTCCGAGTCAAAACTCAAGAAGTTTGTGAAGTCGACCGTCGGAAGTGTTGCTTCCAAGCTTCCGGCCGGCAGTGAAATGTCGCTGAATGGAACCGTCAGCCAATTGGAAAGCAGGCTGAGACACGCAGGGTTCTATGGACGGCAGGCACAAGCTTACTACTTCATGGTGACGATTGGATTGACAGTGCTTCCAACTGTGATTGCGTTGTCGCTTTTGGCCTTCCGTCTCATCGGTGCTGAACTAGCCTTCTGGATTTCACTGATCGGCGGGGGAATCGGAATGCTGGCTCCAGGGTTTTGGCTCGATCGAAAAAAGACGAAACGGCACCTCACGCTACTTAAGGGTCTTCCCGATTTTCTGGACTTAATGATTACATGTCTGACCAGTGGGTTAAGTTTAGAATCTGCTCTTCAAAGAGTTTCCTCGGAAATTGGAAATGCGCACCCGGTGCTGTCACACGAGATGGCCCGTGTTCGCAGTGAGATCAATCTTGGAGCGTCAGTTGATCAGGCACTCATGAGTTTTGCTCATCGGAGTGATTGCGACGAGATCCTTTCTCTGGCGACTCTTTGTCAGCAAACCAGACAGTATGGAACCCGAATCTCTGATGCTTTTCGGTCCCATGCGGACTTGCTTCGAACCAAACGCGAAATGAGGGCTGAAGAACGTGCTCAGAAAGCAGTTGTCAAAATTCTGATCCCAACATTGCTCCTCATTTTTCCTTCGGTGTTTGTTGTGCTCGCAGGACCAGCTGCCATTCAGATTTGGGAATACTTCGGAAATCAATAA
- a CDS encoding CpaF family protein, which translates to MSAGQKTANHPGSGSSDANRSRFLAIKKDIHKHLIEALDFDSISGLNDYEMRRQLRVGIEDLCRFRGDVLSHEDQKRLVEEVIDETLGLGPLEPLLRDPTISDILIDGPEKVYIERRGQLEDTNVRFHDEDHLIEIVQRIASKVGRRLDESSPMVDARLSDGSRVNAVIRPLALAGALVSIRRFGNRPLEIQDLIARGAMTKEMSRFLMACVRSRLNVVVSGGTGSGKSTLLNVLSGFIPTRERIVTIEDAAELQLDQPRVARMETRPPNLEGKGEITARELLKNSLRMRPDRIIIGECRGVEAFDMLQAMTTGHSGSLTTIHANSARDSFRRLEMLVGMAGFDLPSWLINELIGSAIQIVVHCERLSNGERKVTQITELTGTNGSVIESHDIFTFRKTGVSADGAVTGVFSATGIRPRCLEQLRVAGSELSHEMFEEKELHPERIDRVAAIV; encoded by the coding sequence ATGAGTGCCGGCCAAAAGACTGCAAATCATCCTGGAAGTGGTTCGAGTGATGCGAATCGCTCTCGCTTCCTGGCGATCAAAAAGGACATTCACAAGCACTTGATCGAAGCCCTCGATTTCGATTCGATCAGTGGGCTGAACGATTACGAGATGCGTCGGCAACTTCGAGTCGGGATCGAAGACCTCTGCCGCTTCCGCGGAGATGTGCTTTCTCACGAAGATCAAAAACGGCTCGTTGAAGAAGTCATCGACGAAACGCTTGGATTGGGGCCACTGGAACCACTGTTGCGTGATCCGACAATCAGCGACATTCTCATTGATGGCCCGGAAAAAGTTTACATCGAACGACGAGGGCAACTCGAAGACACGAACGTTCGATTTCATGACGAAGATCATCTCATCGAAATTGTTCAGAGAATTGCGAGCAAAGTCGGCCGCCGTCTCGATGAGTCCAGCCCGATGGTTGATGCACGTCTGTCCGATGGAAGTCGCGTCAACGCCGTGATTCGACCGTTGGCTCTGGCAGGTGCACTCGTTTCCATCCGTCGCTTTGGAAATCGTCCGCTTGAAATTCAAGACTTGATCGCCCGCGGTGCGATGACCAAAGAGATGAGCAGGTTCCTCATGGCCTGCGTTCGTTCGCGTCTGAACGTCGTTGTTTCTGGGGGAACCGGCAGCGGAAAGTCCACGCTTCTCAATGTTCTCTCAGGGTTCATCCCGACACGTGAGCGAATTGTCACGATCGAAGATGCTGCAGAGCTTCAGCTCGATCAACCTCGTGTGGCCCGGATGGAAACTCGACCACCCAATCTCGAGGGAAAAGGCGAGATCACTGCTCGTGAGCTTCTGAAAAACTCTCTTCGAATGCGACCAGATCGAATCATCATCGGAGAATGTCGAGGAGTCGAAGCGTTCGACATGCTTCAAGCGATGACGACCGGGCACTCAGGAAGCTTGACGACAATACACGCAAACTCGGCTCGCGACTCATTTCGCCGACTTGAGATGCTCGTTGGGATGGCCGGGTTTGATCTTCCTTCCTGGCTGATCAACGAGCTCATCGGATCTGCAATTCAGATCGTCGTGCACTGCGAGCGACTTTCAAATGGTGAGCGAAAAGTGACTCAAATTACAGAGCTCACCGGAACGAACGGAAGCGTGATTGAATCACATGACATCTTCACCTTCCGAAAAACTGGCGTCTCGGCTGATGGAGCGGTCACTGGAGTGTTTAGTGCAACCGGCATTCGTCCACGTTGCCTGGAGCAACTCAGAGTTGCCGGCTCGGAACTCTCACATGAAATGTTTGAAGAAAAAGAACTCCACCCCGAACGTATTGATCGCGTCGCTGCGATTGTCTGA
- a CDS encoding type II secretion system F family protein — protein sequence MDISSIFSSPPAIAAGLSIIAVVMLIADMFSSSRKRIDQRVIEQQRKLVREQVSKSRLFKEWKAGGASAGEEFNPNFQQRLELYLEQSGLRLTVTDVCRRSVLFATVAGVLPALYCHYSITFGAMLTGAVIPWIHVVISHRKRMQKLSEQLPEVFDFMRRSVQAGQTIQNALQIVAKQTSSPVSDELTYCCEQQNLGLPYELTLRDMAQRTGVVEFQLFSVALLMQRQAGGDPTEVLENLAELSRKRGKLAMKIKAITGEGRMQANVLSLMPFGAFVGIYLLDRQYASILLNYPYLLVGLIVAIATGILWIRKIINFEY from the coding sequence ATGGATATTTCCTCAATTTTCAGCTCCCCCCCAGCGATTGCTGCCGGACTGTCCATCATCGCTGTTGTCATGTTGATTGCGGACATGTTTTCGTCCAGTCGAAAACGTATCGATCAGCGGGTCATCGAACAGCAGCGAAAACTGGTCCGCGAGCAGGTCAGTAAGTCACGGTTGTTCAAGGAGTGGAAAGCTGGCGGCGCGAGTGCCGGGGAAGAGTTCAATCCGAACTTTCAACAGAGACTCGAGTTGTATCTCGAGCAATCAGGGCTGCGGTTAACGGTGACGGATGTCTGCCGTCGATCGGTTCTCTTCGCAACGGTTGCTGGCGTGTTACCTGCGCTCTACTGCCATTACTCGATTACATTCGGGGCGATGTTAACGGGAGCGGTGATTCCATGGATTCACGTTGTGATTTCCCATCGTAAACGTATGCAGAAGCTCTCTGAACAGCTTCCCGAAGTTTTCGATTTCATGCGACGCTCCGTCCAGGCTGGGCAAACCATTCAAAACGCTTTGCAGATTGTGGCAAAGCAAACGAGCTCGCCTGTTTCGGATGAACTGACGTACTGCTGCGAACAGCAGAATCTCGGTTTGCCTTACGAGTTGACTCTGCGTGATATGGCCCAACGGACGGGCGTCGTCGAGTTTCAGCTCTTCTCTGTCGCGCTGCTGATGCAACGTCAAGCCGGTGGAGACCCGACAGAAGTCCTCGAGAACTTGGCAGAGCTTTCTCGAAAACGCGGAAAGCTTGCCATGAAGATTAAGGCGATCACAGGTGAAGGACGCATGCAGGCCAATGTGCTGTCGCTCATGCCGTTCGGTGCGTTTGTCGGAATTTATCTGCTCGACCGTCAGTACGCGAGCATTTTGTTGAACTATCCGTACCTGTTGGTCGGCCTGATCGTTGCCATTGCTACAGGAATTTTGTGGATTCGAAAGATCATTAACTTCGAGTACTAA
- a CDS encoding metallophosphoesterase, with protein sequence MLNICTSGVLAATSIQTSSVFWSVTNLIVLGLLSIGNAALWVTYVNWTHSFPQRCSTLQKLRIVHDFFVVLVPVVLVFWLGIAGPGLLFGGSWENLNPWMWGLVGFCSIGLAKLLVQTIRYQLRQSPSTMVVTESRVEEISNRTNSSLVSSGKYQRLARLPGNEQLRVEFNEKTFHLGGLPEELEELTILHISDWHFLGTITKEFFVEVCEIISNDSVDLVCFTGDLIDSQPLTDWIPDTLGKLTGRLGNYFILGNHDWYQEPASIRKAITDLNWVDVSSRTVMLDVDGSRLEIGGDETPWMGEEPKFSTAADFKLLLAHTPDRFSSAKQQRVNLVLSGHNHGGQVQLPIIGPLYSPSRHDTKYASGLFDEPPSMMHVSRGLAGRHPLRIRCLPEVTRITLHGERHSS encoded by the coding sequence ATGCTCAACATCTGCACATCTGGTGTTCTGGCAGCCACATCTATCCAGACCTCATCAGTCTTCTGGAGCGTGACCAATCTGATTGTGTTGGGGCTGCTTTCGATCGGAAATGCTGCTCTGTGGGTCACTTATGTCAACTGGACACATTCATTCCCGCAACGTTGCTCAACCCTTCAGAAGCTGCGAATCGTGCATGACTTTTTCGTGGTGCTCGTTCCCGTCGTTCTCGTCTTCTGGTTGGGGATCGCAGGTCCCGGCCTACTTTTCGGGGGAAGCTGGGAAAATTTGAATCCGTGGATGTGGGGGCTTGTCGGGTTTTGCTCAATCGGTCTGGCGAAGCTGCTTGTCCAAACGATTCGATATCAATTGAGACAGAGCCCTTCAACGATGGTGGTTACTGAGTCTCGCGTTGAAGAGATTTCCAACCGGACGAATTCATCCCTGGTGAGCTCAGGGAAATATCAACGGCTGGCCCGTCTGCCGGGGAATGAACAACTTCGCGTGGAATTTAACGAGAAAACATTCCACCTCGGGGGGCTCCCCGAAGAGCTTGAGGAGCTGACGATCCTGCACATTTCCGACTGGCACTTTCTCGGAACGATCACCAAAGAATTCTTCGTGGAAGTGTGCGAGATCATTTCCAACGACTCCGTTGACCTCGTTTGCTTTACCGGAGACCTGATCGACAGCCAGCCTCTGACAGACTGGATTCCGGACACACTGGGGAAATTGACGGGACGACTGGGCAACTACTTCATTCTCGGAAATCACGACTGGTATCAGGAGCCAGCATCAATCCGAAAGGCGATCACCGACCTGAACTGGGTCGATGTCTCATCTCGTACCGTGATGCTCGACGTCGATGGTAGCCGACTTGAAATCGGGGGAGATGAAACTCCCTGGATGGGTGAGGAGCCGAAATTTTCGACTGCTGCTGATTTCAAATTGCTGTTGGCTCACACACCGGACCGGTTTTCATCAGCCAAGCAACAGCGAGTCAATCTCGTGCTTTCGGGGCACAATCACGGCGGACAGGTGCAACTGCCGATCATTGGCCCGCTGTACTCTCCGAGTCGACACGACACGAAATATGCTTCGGGACTATTCGATGAACCCCCTTCGATGATGCACGTTTCGCGAGGACTCGCCGGACGACACCCACTGCGGATTCGATGCCTGCCGGAGGTCACGAGAATCACGCTTCACGGCGAACGTCATTCTTCCTGA
- the miaB gene encoding tRNA (N6-isopentenyl adenosine(37)-C2)-methylthiotransferase MiaB produces MSQSNTPHNGKLYIETVGCQMNVLDSELVVAALKQQGYDLCDDPNSADTILFNTCSVREHAEHKTYSSVGRFKYGKRKRPNLVIGVIGCMAQQDQDKVFQKAPHVDLVVGTGQLAEIPTLVDEVRSTRKKQLAVSLKRKEGSRDEVAGSFESYDPLRDPTMRPSPWQAFVRIMIGCDKFCTYCVVPNTRGPEQSRSPVQILSEVKTLANQGVKEITFLGQTVNSYSHTEGGKTYRLSDLIALVHDTPGIERIKFVTNYPKDMTVDLLEAIRDLPKVSRYLHVPLQHGCDSQLKLMKRGYTVADYREMMGRIREYLPDCSVSSDFIVGFCQETEEAFQKCLDSVNEFRFKNSFIFKYSPRPGTKAFALYEDDVPELVKKRRNNELLKLQNEISGEDNAEFIGRKVEVLVEGPSKWANKETRKTEDSSSTQNLPGWHGGAEPVGGSEAAKEPELIQLGSDSPKETISEPTQQQLVGRTKCDRIVVFEGNPRLSGTLADIEVYDVTQTTLLGEIVTHHLQPGSSPLLPILG; encoded by the coding sequence ATGTCTCAATCCAACACTCCCCACAACGGCAAACTGTACATTGAAACCGTTGGCTGCCAGATGAACGTTCTGGACAGCGAGCTTGTCGTGGCTGCTCTCAAGCAACAGGGGTACGACCTCTGCGACGATCCGAATTCCGCAGACACGATTCTGTTCAACACGTGCAGTGTCCGCGAGCACGCTGAGCACAAGACCTACAGCTCAGTCGGTCGCTTTAAGTACGGGAAGCGAAAACGCCCCAATCTGGTGATCGGAGTCATCGGCTGCATGGCTCAGCAGGATCAAGACAAGGTCTTCCAGAAAGCTCCGCATGTCGACCTTGTCGTCGGGACCGGTCAGCTTGCTGAAATTCCGACACTCGTCGACGAGGTTCGCAGCACGCGCAAGAAACAACTGGCCGTCTCACTGAAGCGAAAAGAGGGAAGTCGGGACGAAGTCGCTGGCAGCTTCGAAAGCTACGATCCGCTCCGAGATCCGACAATGCGTCCCAGCCCGTGGCAGGCGTTTGTAAGAATTATGATCGGCTGCGACAAATTCTGCACGTATTGCGTGGTGCCGAACACCCGCGGTCCGGAGCAGTCGCGATCGCCTGTTCAGATTCTTTCAGAGGTGAAGACACTCGCCAATCAGGGGGTGAAGGAGATCACGTTTCTCGGGCAAACGGTCAATTCCTACTCACACACCGAAGGGGGCAAGACCTATCGCCTGAGCGATCTCATCGCCCTCGTGCACGACACTCCCGGAATCGAGCGGATTAAGTTTGTCACGAACTATCCGAAAGACATGACGGTCGATCTGCTGGAAGCAATCCGCGACCTTCCGAAAGTCTCTCGCTACTTGCATGTCCCTCTACAGCATGGTTGTGATTCGCAGCTGAAGCTGATGAAACGAGGATATACGGTTGCAGACTACCGAGAAATGATGGGGCGCATCCGTGAGTATCTCCCGGACTGTTCCGTCTCCAGCGACTTCATTGTCGGATTCTGTCAGGAGACAGAAGAGGCATTCCAGAAGTGCCTCGACTCCGTCAACGAGTTTCGCTTCAAGAACAGCTTTATTTTCAAGTACAGCCCTCGGCCTGGAACCAAGGCGTTTGCTCTGTACGAAGACGACGTCCCAGAACTGGTCAAAAAACGACGTAACAACGAACTTCTCAAGCTGCAAAACGAAATCAGTGGTGAAGACAACGCTGAGTTCATCGGTCGTAAAGTGGAAGTCCTCGTAGAAGGTCCGAGCAAGTGGGCCAACAAGGAAACTCGAAAAACGGAGGATTCCTCCTCAACGCAAAACCTTCCAGGGTGGCACGGCGGTGCGGAACCTGTTGGAGGTTCAGAAGCAGCCAAAGAGCCAGAACTAATCCAGCTGGGGAGTGACTCTCCTAAGGAAACGATCTCGGAGCCGACTCAACAACAGCTCGTCGGTCGAACAAAATGTGATCGCATCGTCGTCTTTGAAGGGAACCCGAGGTTGTCGGGAACTTTGGCGGACATCGAAGTCTATGATGTCACGCAGACAACTCTTCTCGGTGAAATCGTCACACACCATCTTCAGCCCGGGTCATCACCCCTCTTGCCGATCCTGGGATGA
- a CDS encoding sigma-70 family RNA polymerase sigma factor: protein MSENSIWPQHEITQNLVREVANGNETAVNDLLERHRQALRRLIHFRLDRQIADRVDASDVVQDVLLEASRRLKDYVSDPKMPFHLWVRQLAQDRMIDLHRRHHAQKRSVDKEQRLQSPAFGDRSSLNLAAQLRDDQLTPAAAMIRKELEERFLQALEQLDENEREIIVMRHVEHLGNGEIAEALELSPAAAGMRYLRAIRRLKAVLTASDSDSESASES from the coding sequence ATGTCCGAAAACTCCATCTGGCCGCAACATGAGATTACTCAAAACCTCGTACGCGAAGTCGCGAACGGGAACGAGACGGCCGTCAACGACTTGCTGGAGCGGCATCGTCAAGCGCTGCGCCGATTGATCCACTTCCGTCTCGATCGCCAAATCGCAGATCGAGTTGATGCCAGCGATGTTGTGCAAGACGTTCTCCTCGAAGCGAGTCGACGCCTGAAAGATTACGTCTCCGATCCGAAGATGCCGTTTCACCTGTGGGTTCGGCAACTCGCCCAAGACCGGATGATCGACTTACACCGTCGACACCATGCTCAGAAACGGTCCGTCGACAAAGAGCAGAGGTTGCAATCGCCGGCATTTGGCGATCGCTCTTCACTCAATCTCGCTGCGCAGCTACGAGATGATCAACTGACTCCCGCCGCGGCGATGATTCGCAAGGAACTCGAAGAACGATTCCTTCAGGCTCTCGAACAGTTGGACGAAAACGAGCGCGAAATCATCGTGATGCGGCACGTGGAGCATCTCGGGAATGGAGAAATTGCCGAAGCACTTGAACTGTCACCGGCAGCGGCAGGCATGCGGTATCTTCGGGCGATCCGCAGACTCAAAGCGGTTCTCACAGCCTCAGATTCGGATTCAGAGTCTGCGTCCGAATCATGA
- a CDS encoding TadE family protein, whose translation MDVTRRIPRSASLSKRSGATIVETAFVLPVLLFILISAIDFSLIVLNNNSLAEAARRLSRTASVRGENAEPEFSMWGPNTFNENASEQTEICEIVREAAVCIPPEKINVQVEWPDGSCRINDRVSVSLRYSHQPFLSFTGKTFLLQASSDVRIRH comes from the coding sequence ATGGACGTGACAAGACGAATCCCACGCTCAGCATCTCTCTCGAAGAGGTCAGGAGCAACAATCGTTGAAACCGCTTTTGTGTTGCCGGTTCTGCTGTTCATTTTGATATCAGCCATCGATTTTTCGCTGATTGTTTTGAACAACAACTCTCTCGCGGAAGCAGCTCGACGACTCTCGCGAACAGCCTCAGTGCGAGGAGAGAATGCTGAGCCGGAATTCAGTATGTGGGGGCCCAACACATTCAACGAGAATGCCAGCGAGCAGACGGAGATCTGTGAGATTGTTCGCGAAGCAGCTGTCTGTATTCCTCCCGAAAAGATCAATGTACAGGTGGAATGGCCGGATGGATCGTGCCGCATCAATGACCGTGTGAGCGTTTCGTTGCGCTATTCGCATCAACCCTTTTTAAGTTTCACTGGGAAGACTTTCCTGCTTCAAGCGTCGTCCGACGTAAGAATCCGACACTAA